A genomic region of Phragmites australis chromosome 2, lpPhrAust1.1, whole genome shotgun sequence contains the following coding sequences:
- the LOC133909183 gene encoding uncharacterized acetyltransferase At3g50280-like, with the protein MAQMISAMAMVDAAPAASAIVTKLQAACLEAPASGITVVSSQHVRPDGASAIGDLTLSVSDLPMLSCHYIQKGIFFPAPDLPMSSLVSLLVSSLSRALTVVPALAGRLVTLPDDRIVIRCNDAGVEFYHAVAPSLSLDDFLVPDADVPTKLTEDLFPMDRTVSYDGHRRPLTSFQVTVLGDSAVFIGIAANHAVVDGTSFWHFFNTWAAICRGASPKLPDFRRNFFGESTAVLRFPGGVGPTVTFDVDAPLRERVFHFSADAIRELKAIANRRPSGGQDAEVYGKMAHDPKNPEGRSEISSFQSLCAQIWLAVTRARKHLAPDATTTFRMAVNCRHRLRPAISPVYFGNAIQSAATTATVSELARNDLQWAAAKLNASLAAYGDGAIRRTAEAWQAAPRCFPLGNPDGAVITMGSSNRFPMYEGNDFGWGRPLAVRSGRANKFDGKMSAFPGRPGNGSVDIEVCLPPDTMAALLRDGDFMQYVSCPSHLL; encoded by the coding sequence ATGGTGGACGCCGCTCCGGCCGCGTCCGCCATTGTGACGAAATTGCAGGCCGCCTGCCTGGAGGCGCCAGCCTCGGGCATAACCGTCGTGTCGAGTCAGCACGTGCGTCCCGACGGCGCGTCGGCGATAGGCGACCTCACGCTGTCCGTCTCCGACCTGCCCATGCTGTCGTGCCACTACATCCAGAAGGGCATCTTCTTCCCTGCCCCCGACTTGCCCATGTCCTCGCTCGTCTCGCTGCTGGTGTCGTCGCTGTCTCGGGCGCTCACCGTCGTCCCGgccctcgccggccgcctcgtcaCACTACCTGACGATCGCATCGTCATCCGTTGCAACGACGCGGGCGTCGAGTTCTACCACGCCGTGGCACCCAGCCTGTCGCTTGACGACTTCCTCGTGCCTGACGCCGACGTGCCGACCAAGCTGACAGAGGACTTGTTCCCCATGGACCGGACCGTAAGCTACGACGGACACCGTCGCCCGCTCACGTCGTTCCAGGTCACCGTGCTCGGAGACAGCGCCGTCTTCATCGGCATCGCCGCCAACCACGCCGTCGTGGACGGCACCTCCTTTTGGCACTTCTTCAACACCTGGGCCGCCATCTGTCGTGGCGCGTCACCCAAGCTGCCAGACTTCCGCCGAAACTTCTTTGGAGAGTCCACCGCCGTCCTCCGCTTCCCCGGCGGCGTGGGCCCGACAGTGACCTTCGACGTGGACGCGCCTCTCCGTGAGCGCGTCTTTCACTTCAGCGCAGATGCAATCCGCGAGCTGAAAGCAATAGCCAACCGTCGCCCGAGCGGTGGCCAAGACGCTGAGGTTTACGGCAAGATGGCGCATGACCCGAAGAATCCCGAAGGGCGCAGCGAGATATCGTCGTTCCAGTCTCTGTGCGCGCAGATATGGCTCGCGGTGACGCGCGCGCGGAAACACCTGGCGCCCGACGCGACGACGACGTTCCGAATGGCGGTGAACTGCCGGCACCGGCTTCGCCCGGCCATCTCCCCGGTCTACTTCGGCAACGCCATCCAGAgcgcggcgacgacggcgacggtgtCCGAGCTGGCGCGCAACGACCTGCAGTGGGCGGCCGCCAAGCTGAACGCGAGCCTCGCGGCGTACGGCGACGGCGCGATTCGCCGGACCGCGGAGGCGTGGCAGGCCGCGCCCCGGTGCTTCCCGCTGGGCAACCCCGACGGTGCGGTGATCACGATGGGGAGCTCGAACCGGTTCCCGATGTACGAGGGCAACGACTTCGGGTGGGGCCGCCCCCTGGCGGTGCGGAGCGGCCGCGCCAACAAGTTCGACGGCAAGATGTCGGCGTTTCCGGGGCGCCCCGGGAACGGCAGCGTGGACATCGAGGTGTGCCTTCCCCCGGACACCATGGCGGCGCTGCTCCGCGACGGCGACTTCATGCAGTACGTGTCGTGCCCGTCGCATCTATTGTGA